Part of the Pieris brassicae chromosome 5, ilPieBrab1.1, whole genome shotgun sequence genome is shown below.
TTGAAAGATATTTATGCAGTCTATATTGTTCTTCTTCTTGTTCAATAACAGAGTACCCATACTCTtctactattatatttatgcagATTCAGTTCCGAGGATTCTACTCGATTTGTAGGAGTTCTCTTAATGGCTGACGTATCCGGGTACACCGCTTTATCTGAGAAATACAATACCTACGGCAAAGGCGGTACATACAGACTTACAGTCACTCTAAATACTTACCTTGGGTCCCTCATAGAAATTATCTACAGTCATGGTGgcgatgttattaaatttgcaGGCGATGCATTTCTGGCACTCTGGAAGACAGATAAGAGAACATTCATTAATCATACAATACATACTGCCATTGCTTGCGCTCTAATAATACAGCACTCCTTTGGTTCCTACGAAACTGATGTTAAAGTGAATCTCAAAGTAAAACTGGCTATATCAGCTGGCAACCTAATTTTTTCTCCCATAGGAACGGGTATAGATatgaattatgttatatttggaTTGCCGGTACTAGAAGCAAAAGCTGCTGAGAGCGCATGCGCCTCCGGTGAAGTAAAACTAACACCGTCGGCATGGGGACATTGTTATTCTCGAAATTATGATCATGTTGTTGATGCTAATGGTTACGTAACTATAAAAGCTATATTATATGACCCTCATGAAAAAGATGTCACGAAACCCTTCCTAGGATTTGGTCCTTTAAtacgacaaataaaaaaaccatttatttctattgaaaGCCTTCCAGAATTACTTTACATGTCACCCAATGAATTAAGTGCGGCTGATACATCAAAGCGCAATGAAATACTTAGTCTACGCAAAGCAATCTTGCAAGCGGAAGAAAAAGATATTGGTTCAGAGATCAGAAAGTTTATGATTAGACCTATACTTACGCAAATTGACGCACATCAGCCCTTAGAATATTTAACAGAAATGAGACAAGTTTCAATTCTTTTTATAACCTTAAAGCCCAGAGAGTGTCCCTTTTCACaacttataacaataataaataattcttatcaAATTACGTGTGAAATAGTGTATAAATCAATGggatgtgtaaataaaatcattttatttgataaggATGTAATGATCTTAGTGATATTTGGACTAAGAGGCTTTAAACATGAATCAGAAGCACAGGCAGCATTGAAATGTGCTTACAGCATAAAGAAATCTGTATCAGCATTAGACGGTGTCTTAGAAGTGTCTATAGGCGTAACAACAGGTCAAGTGTATTGCGGAGTAGTTGGACACCCACTGCGTAGAGAATTTACAGTAATTGGAGCTGTAGTTAATAAAGCTGCGAGATTCATGTGTGGATTTCGGAATAAGATAACATGTGATGAAGCCACTTATGTAAAGAGTAAAATGTCGAGTAATGGATTCACTTTGCAGCCTTCAATAGAACTAAAAGGAATAAATACTCCTGGTAAAATATATGAGTACACAGAAGAAATAAGAGTTAAAGAATTATTTGAAATCCCAATAATTGCGCCTTTATTAAATCGCGTTGATGAAATGGAATACTTTCAAAATTGGATTAAAGATTATCACCTACCGTTTCGGGATTTTGATGCATTATTACTTATAGGTGAACCTCGTATAGGAAAGACAAGATTGTTAGAATGGATGGCTCGTTATGCAAAAAGTAAACAGTTTAAGTCTTGCTATTTAACTTTGACCTCAGTACATTCCGCAACACAATATTTAGCAGTAAGTCAAATTATAGATCTATTGTTAGACATAAAACATCCAGTCAAAGGTTTTGAGAAGGAGGAAAGAATTGTCAAACTGTTAAAGTATTATACAGACGACTtttgttacttaaataatatcctTAAATTGCGTTTCGCCTACCACGAAGGCGTAAGTTTACAGAATGATGAAATACAGAACGAAAAAGCCAaagagatatttaaaaaattacttttttctaTCGCCGAACCATGTGTGATATTTATAGATGATCTTCAAAATCTAGATACACTATCTTGGGAGTTTTTATCGATTTTCTTCAgctgtatgaaaatatttgtagtttttacTGTAACACGTGGTAAATTTAGTAGTATTCATAGCTGGCTCTATAGTGTTTTTATTAGCACCAACATAAGGAAAATAGTTTTAGGCCCATTAAATTCGACCTGGATAGCACCTCTGGCTTGTCAAATATTAGATGTCGATGCTGTGCCAAATGATCTTTGCAATGCATTGCGTATCAAATGTAATGGAATGCCTGGTttaattgaaagttttataattcatttattttctagCGGTTCGTtagaaattaaaagtattaaagatGTAGATGAATGGAAAGAAGAAGACCTACAGTTTCCAGAAACAACTGTATTACATCCAATAGCTTTTAATGATACTGACCAGTCAGTATTAGACCAGTTAATACAAGATAATACCACAGGAGATATAAAGATATGTGTCGTATCAAAAAAAGAAGAATTAAAAACTGACGTCAATGTTCAAAACATGgatgttttaataatgatacaaATAGACTCACTAACACCATATCagcaattacttttaaaaatagcatCGGTTATAGGAAATGTAATTTCAAGggatttattagaaaatattatgtatgaaaaCGACCCAATAACAACAGCAAAAGCTGTAAAACGACTTTTTGCAATGCGAATTTTTACGTGTGGAAAcgcaaaatacaaatataatcgAAAAACTACTTCAACTTTAACTATAGCATCAGATATTTCTTTAAGAGGCGACTTAACGTGCGAgtgttattttgaatttgattcagaaaatatagataaactTCCGAAATACGCATTTTGTAAAGTAATGAaattcagaaataaaaaatcccGAAAAACATGTTATGAACTATTACCATTAAATCAGAAAAAGGAATTTCACTCCCGTGtagtaaattatttggaatcCCATAAACAAAAATGCTCCGGTTGTGGaggtacaattattattgttcagTCTATTACAAACTTGTATAATGATCGAAATTACGACGATTATCATAATATCAGAGAAAACGAAATCCAAAATGAAAGTATAACTGATGAAGAAAATGATGAAAGTGGgagtattacaaaaaatacaagtaaGCATTCTGCTTCCCTTTCAATCGTACCAGAATTGCCTCAAAATTCAAGCTATAATGATGAACCCAAAGGAACAACTAGTGAAATGTTATCTAAACGAGAATCTATTCATAGTCAAACCCAACATACAAATAGTGCGCAATTTACgtctatattaaaaactactagAAGTGTTGATATAAAACGAAAGTCAATAAAACGTGTTACGATGTCTAATCTCGTTTTCAGAGATATAAGTATAGACACCATAAAGAGCTACGCTGTATTCGATATGTTTCGAGCTGTTATGGAAGCCAATAAAATTAGCGATTGGAAAGATCTAGGAATCATTGACGAAGAAGATAATGACAAAAACAACGACAAGAAATCGTATAAGTTAAATATAGAGAGAGGTGTATCAAAAACCGATTTTAACAAATGCACTTGTTCAGACTTGAACATCATTATTTATGAGCAACTAATACATCACGCTACTGAAGCCGGACtaaaatgcaaaatattaGAATTTCTGATTAGATATAGTGAGTTGAGTATTCTAGCAAATAATTTCGAAAATGCCATCCCCAAACTCGAAACAGctgaaaaaatactattatctGACAAGTCTATTGATAATGTAAGCAAGTTTGACAGAAAAAAGTTTATGGGTAAAATTTATGCTTTACAGGCAGCGTCTTACTTGATGAGCAATAAATTGATGGCTTCGAAAATCCACATAGAAAAAGCtgcaaaaatttataatattaacttaaaaaaattatctgaCTTGACAGATTTTCGTtacgtttataattatatcaagTCAAAACGACCCAAATATCGGTTACAAGATTCTTGTTTGAAGTCAGactcaatattttgtttaaacgtGGCAACCATGCTTTTTTCTACATTAGAAGATTTAAAAACTGCTAGAGTCGCAGCTCTACGagctttatttttagtacaaATAGTTGACTGCAATAACATTGATTTATGTGATGCATTTACCAATGCTATTCAAATTGAACTCGACAATGGTAAACCGGATTTTACAGAAAACATCGAAGGTATAGCTATTACGACTTTAAAGAATCGATCCAGGCCTATTCAAGCCGATGAGTTATTTGCTTTAGGCAAAATGTTTATGGCTACGTTTCGCGCAAGAACAGCACGAGGTAAACTTGCAGCCGGTATACGTTCTGGATTTCGTGCTTTAGTCATCAGCCGATTCCTACACGCTGATAAGATATCTTTAGATATAATACCggacttattttatattcttcttTGTCGTAGTCGAATAGAAGAGGCTGTTGATGTTATGAAACTTTTACTGGAATTAAGTCAAACTCATAATTCATTAGAATGCGAGACGTGGTACTACGCCCTTGCTATTGATATGATTTTGGATTGTGGCTTCCAGATAGAGTCCCCTCAAGAAATTAGTCGTTTTGCTGAATATGCAATAAGCGATGGAAAAGCAGCTGGTATTAGTAGAAGACGACTCGTAGTTGGAATATGGACGTACTGGCTCCGCGTGGATGTTGAACGTAAAGCAAAACGTTTTGAAAACGAAGCATTGAATTGGTGTGGAAATGAAAATGATGATGGctcattaaaaactttattaagtgCCTTACGTTTAGCCGAGGGCATGTTGGAAAGCTTGGCAAAAAAAGTTGATGACTTAAAAAAGGTATGGTCGAACGTTAACCAtttcttaatacatattttaataatataaatataatctatttagGTTGTTGATTTGATGGAACTGCGATCATTAGCTGACAAAGAATTGATGCGGTTGGAACAAGACACGAAAGTTTTAAAAGCCATAGGACCCAGATGGCTTTTACTAAAAGCAAATTCATTACATTTATCTGCACGCTGCAATGCTGCCAAGGCAACTTTTACACAGGTAAATAAATCTGCCTAAAATACAATTAGTATTAGTAACATCATACATGCTGACGTTAACGTTAAAACGGGTACAAGTATGTTTGTTTGCAAGTGGCGTAGTTAATTGCATTTAAAAGGCAAAGGTATGTAAGTGGCGGTGACTTTCTCCGTCGAAATTCTTATCTATATGCGATCATTTTACGAATTGCTCCGTAAATGTTAGTTACGCATGgtcaaaatacatacataaccAAACACATaaccaataaacaaataaataaataactatatccatatatataactatatatatatatacaaataaatatacccATAGTTTGTGAAGTCAGTTAAAATgtgtatatagataaaaattcGCTTTTTCTGTCTTTTCAGGCATTAGAAGAAGCtcgtaaaataaacaatcgCTTGGAAGAATCCATGATTCTAGCTGCTCTTGCGAATTCTCAACTTTGGATACAAAGTGGCAAAGCGGGAACATTCCTAGACTGGATGAGCGGCGCCGTAAACGCACGGTCTTCTTGGCAGCAGATTAtgtataagataaataataccACTCGACAATAAATCTCAAATCATACTAAATCATCTTACGTCTTAAATTTCTAATTCTACTACTTCCTATAGAATGAAAATCTTTTGCCACTGACTTTCGATAAATATTAGCGATATCTCTTTTATGTAAGGAAAGTAAGTCGTAAAGGGGTAAAATTACTATATAAGTATAAGCTATCACTGTCAAGTGTCAAACACAATAGACTAAACTACAAGCAAAACGTAaacaataagttttaattggtAAACATTAACAAATTAGGAAAACACTTTATGTAAATTAGTGATTTTACTatcaaattaaatcattacaaaattttaaattattgcaaaTTTACCTAGTACTAGATTGCTATCTATctagttttctttatttaacgCAGTTAACCAAAATTATGTGCGTGCTTATTCGACAAGGcacaatttaaagtttaaccGGAGATAAGAGATTAGCCAGTCATCAGTGTATTACAATCTCAGTTAAATAGGAACAAGACCTATTTATTCCAATTGTATTGATAACTTATCTAAAATACCTACTTGGGCCAAGGAacttgtacaatattttatcaatgtactatctattttattatgcGACTCATTTTATTCGCGACAGTGACACTAGTATTGTTTAGTTAGTTgagaaattacaaaaatgtcCCAACTAGTATTTGTTGGAGTAATAGCATCAGCTAGGTCTTTAAAAGAACTGAATGCTTTTACTGGATATTTAAGTGTTGAAAGTGGTGTGGTAagtaattttactaaatacaTACTTTCTTACTgttactaatttaatataatctatgtTAATGTTAAGGTATGAAATAATCaacttacatacatattatgttatttttgtgtatGATTAATTTGTATGTACTGTGTAGATATCAAGTATAGTGTTGACTAGTTCAGTACAAAATTTCAATAGTTTCAATGTCACACAAAGGGATTCAATGTCACACAATGCATTAATacagaattatattattagataatagcatagaaaattgtaatatgatgaactaagaaaaaaattataattattattttataaattaagctACATATTTGTAAACATCAAAATAAAGTATGccactttaattttttacatacttTTTCAGATAACCAGTATAGGCACAAAAGAGGAATTGgataatcaaaaaaataaatttaaggattttaaatttatacagcTGAAATCAAACCAGTTCTTGATGCCTGGTCTTATAGACTGTCATACACATGCTCCTCAATTCCCAAATATTGGTCTTGGGTTAGATAGACCACTACTAGAATGGTTGGACAAGTATACATTTCCTCTAGAATCTCAATATAGTAATATAGATTTTGCTTCTAGGGTTTATGATACAGTAGTTGTAAGttgaaaaactttatttaatttcttatgtcttacaattacttaaaaaagtacaatgttttttatttatagcaacGCTTGTTAATAAATGGAACCACAACAGCATGCTATTTTGGATCTTTACACAAAGAAGGTTGTTTGGAATTAGCTAAAAGTgccattaaatataaacaaagagCTTTAGTTGGCAAAGTAAGCATGAATGTCGAAAACAACATTGGTTATTATAATGATACACAAACAGAACTCATGCAAACAGAGGAATATATTCAAAGTGTTTTGGAATTTAAGGTATTCATTTGTACAACCACTCAATGCATCAATACATCTTAGGTGTCCATATTCTAATTTGtatatcatacaaaaaaattgatgCTCTTGAAACTTAAAAGTTTCATTAATGATCTAGAATATGGGCTTTAATCTTAGCTAGTGATAAATGAGCTAGCAAAAAAAGTGatgaattcattttttttaaata
Proteins encoded:
- the LOC123709424 gene encoding uncharacterized protein LOC123709424 isoform X8, with translation MNFRRPRTRSRRNSLNFIINSEKWRNRGKRISRKDDDFLEEDSEDDIAQAGELKDWVEEFYVRKSVCVDKSDQDVEVKLNKKQTLILSTLVPDEILLIDNRIEEAVDVMKLLLELSQTHNSLECETWYYALAIDMILDCGFQIESPQEISRFAEYAISDGKAAGISRRRLVVGIWTYWLRVDVERKAKRFENEALNWCGNENDDGSLKTLLSALRLAEGMLESLAKKVDDLKKVVDLMELRSLADKELMRLEQDTKVLKAIGPRWLLLKANSLHLSARCNAAKATFTQALEEARKINNRLEESMILAALANSQLWIQSGKAGTFLDWMSGAVNARSSWQQIMYKINNTTRQ